A portion of the Flavobacterium magnum genome contains these proteins:
- a CDS encoding T9SS type A sorting domain-containing protein, which translates to MQRNYFFMLLLLCCLSFAGASAQESKPQPAVTEGLNFYPNPVSNGKIYITSKNTLEKDIAIFDVLGKKVFQQTTTSKEVNISTLSPGVYIIKIKEGDATATRKLIVK; encoded by the coding sequence ATGCAAAGAAATTACTTTTTTATGTTACTGCTTTTGTGTTGCTTATCCTTTGCCGGAGCCTCCGCGCAGGAAAGCAAGCCGCAGCCTGCTGTTACTGAAGGGTTGAATTTCTACCCTAATCCGGTAAGCAACGGTAAGATTTATATTACTTCTAAAAACACGCTGGAAAAGGACATCGCAATTTTTGATGTGCTTGGCAAAAAAGTATTCCAGCAAACCACCACAAGCAAAGAGGTAAATATCTCTACACTTTCCCCTGGTGTTTACATCATTAAAATCAAAGAAGGTGACGCGACGGCCACCAGAAAACTGATTGTCAAGTAA
- a CDS encoding T9SS type A sorting domain-containing protein, which translates to MKKLYTLLFVAASSLSFGQLLTDDFNYADAALLTDNGWANFSGNTNAIDVGASNGLSYAGYSGVSGITGSPEGNAALLDNNGEDVKRDFTAVTSGTVYYSVLVNVTAASEGYFMHLSNGTGASFTARLFVRNSATAGKINFGIANGSTASYGTTDYDLGTTYLLIVKCEVATAGTSSLWVETSGVPATEGDAGAAEATSTGGGQASVMSIHLRQFNVSQNITIDGLYIDSGWFGNTPPPVCPLALGTVTKVCDAITSGTDTYTVTIPFTGGATGAYSLNSDSGTIGGDDPNTMASGNIVITGISEGTAIVFTAEGGDCNLTVNVTSPDCAPAPAGVTLPYTNNFAYPAGAALSTQQDWTVQSGTTDEILVAAGNLDYTGIASVGNSIAFDGTGIDNAVTFDTQNSGTVYYSFLLNVASMTGVTDANGGYFAGLGSSNTSFGATLWTKAVDDTNYNLGLEVRTANAANTSWSGNYATGETLFVVVGYTFGDAATASDDTASLWINPAVGGAQTAATVSDSHTGADLASINRFFFRQDSATETPALNIDALRIGTTWESVTESNLGVKDNNIAGLKVYPNPVSNGTFFIETAANAEKAVVVYDVLGKQVVNTTTTTNAVNVSKLTAGVYIVKITEAGNTATRKMVIK; encoded by the coding sequence ATGAAAAAACTTTACACCTTGTTATTCGTAGCGGCGAGTTCTTTGTCTTTCGGACAATTGCTGACTGACGATTTTAACTATGCTGATGCAGCGCTCCTGACAGACAACGGATGGGCCAATTTCAGCGGTAACACAAACGCCATCGACGTTGGTGCCTCAAACGGATTATCTTACGCAGGTTACTCAGGCGTCAGCGGAATCACAGGTTCTCCTGAGGGCAATGCTGCATTGCTTGACAACAACGGCGAAGATGTAAAAAGAGATTTCACTGCTGTAACCAGCGGAACAGTGTACTACTCAGTATTGGTTAACGTAACAGCTGCATCGGAAGGTTATTTCATGCACTTGTCAAACGGAACCGGAGCCAGCTTTACAGCGAGGCTGTTCGTAAGGAATTCGGCAACCGCTGGTAAAATAAACTTTGGTATCGCAAACGGCTCTACCGCTTCATACGGTACGACTGACTACGATTTGGGTACCACTTACCTGCTGATCGTTAAATGCGAGGTGGCTACTGCAGGAACTTCAAGCCTTTGGGTTGAAACTTCAGGTGTTCCTGCTACAGAAGGCGACGCCGGTGCTGCCGAAGCTACTTCAACAGGTGGCGGACAGGCTTCTGTAATGTCTATCCACTTAAGGCAATTCAACGTATCACAAAACATTACTATCGACGGACTTTACATCGATTCAGGATGGTTCGGTAATACGCCTCCACCAGTTTGTCCATTGGCTTTGGGAACAGTCACTAAAGTATGTGATGCGATCACTTCAGGCACAGATACTTACACAGTAACTATCCCTTTCACAGGCGGTGCTACAGGTGCTTACTCCCTTAACAGTGATTCAGGAACCATCGGAGGTGATGATCCAAACACGATGGCTTCAGGAAATATCGTCATTACAGGTATTTCAGAAGGTACTGCTATCGTTTTCACTGCTGAAGGTGGTGATTGCAACCTGACTGTGAATGTAACTTCACCTGACTGTGCTCCTGCTCCTGCAGGCGTGACATTGCCTTACACTAACAATTTCGCTTACCCTGCCGGTGCTGCACTGTCAACACAGCAAGACTGGACAGTTCAAAGCGGTACAACAGACGAAATCCTGGTTGCTGCCGGAAACCTCGACTACACAGGCATCGCTTCTGTAGGAAATTCAATTGCTTTTGACGGTACCGGTATCGATAATGCAGTGACTTTCGACACGCAAAATTCAGGAACTGTATATTACTCTTTCCTGTTGAATGTAGCTTCAATGACTGGTGTAACCGATGCTAACGGAGGTTACTTTGCAGGTTTGGGTTCAAGCAACACGAGCTTCGGTGCTACTTTGTGGACAAAAGCTGTGGATGATACCAATTACAACTTAGGCCTTGAAGTGAGGACTGCAAACGCAGCAAATACCAGCTGGTCCGGAAACTACGCTACAGGTGAGACATTATTCGTGGTAGTAGGATACACATTTGGCGACGCCGCTACAGCATCTGACGATACTGCTTCTTTGTGGATTAACCCGGCTGTTGGTGGTGCTCAGACTGCTGCAACGGTTTCAGACAGCCACACTGGTGCTGACCTTGCGTCAATCAACAGGTTTTTCTTCAGGCAGGATAGCGCCACTGAAACACCAGCGTTAAACATCGATGCTTTGAGGATTGGTACAACATGGGAGTCTGTAACAGAATCTAACCTTGGCGTAAAAGACAACAACATCGCAGGTTTGAAAGTATATCCAAACCCGGTATCTAACGGTACTTTCTTCATCGAAACTGCTGCTAACGCTGAAAAAGCGGTTGTAGTTTATGATGTCTTGGGCAAGCAGGTGGTAAACACTACAACCACTACAAATGCTGTAAACGTTTCTAAACTTACTGCCGGTGTTTACATCGTAAAAATCACAGAAGCTGGTAATACGGCTACAAGGAAAATGGTGATCAAATAA
- a CDS encoding acyl transferase: protein MVNPSDIFTISSQKQFEKTALKVFRYQYENNGVYRQFCDLLNVNPQDVKSLTRIPFLPIQFFKTHDVVSTSDPIQETFTSSGTTGMATSRHLITDISLYETSYRNAFKAFYGNIEDYVILALLPSYLEREGSSLIYMVEDLIQRTNNPDSGFYLFNHEQLIDKLARLESGQQTTILIGVTYGLLDLLEKQSFSLNNTIIMETGGMKGRRKEMIREELHKVLCDGFGVRAIHSEYGMTELLSQAYSLGNGIFECPPWMQVMIRDTEDALTYVGNGKTGGINIIDLANINSCSFIATQDLGKKYPNSSFEVLGRFDHSDIRGCNLMVL from the coding sequence TTGGTCAACCCTTCCGACATATTTACCATTTCGTCCCAGAAGCAATTTGAAAAAACCGCGCTGAAGGTGTTCCGTTACCAATACGAAAACAATGGGGTGTACCGCCAATTTTGCGATTTACTGAACGTCAATCCACAAGACGTCAAATCGTTAACCCGGATACCGTTCCTGCCGATACAGTTCTTCAAGACGCACGATGTGGTCTCCACTAGCGATCCGATACAGGAAACCTTCACCAGCAGCGGAACAACCGGTATGGCGACAAGCCGACACCTCATCACCGATATAAGCCTGTATGAAACCAGCTACCGCAATGCATTCAAGGCATTTTACGGCAACATCGAAGACTATGTGATCTTAGCATTGCTTCCCTCCTACCTCGAGCGCGAAGGCTCGTCACTCATTTACATGGTCGAGGATCTTATCCAACGGACAAACAATCCCGACAGCGGCTTCTATCTCTTCAATCATGAGCAGCTTATCGACAAACTCGCCAGGCTTGAATCAGGGCAACAAACTACAATCCTCATCGGTGTGACTTATGGCTTATTGGATTTGCTGGAAAAACAGTCGTTCAGCCTCAACAACACCATTATTATGGAAACCGGCGGGATGAAAGGCAGGCGCAAGGAGATGATCCGCGAGGAATTGCATAAAGTGCTTTGTGACGGTTTCGGCGTGCGTGCCATCCACTCGGAATATGGCATGACAGAACTGCTGTCGCAAGCGTACTCGCTGGGTAATGGAATTTTCGAATGCCCGCCGTGGATGCAGGTCATGATCCGCGATACCGAAGACGCGCTAACGTATGTCGGAAACGGAAAGACCGGCGGCATCAATATTATTGATCTGGCCAATATCAATTCCTGTTCGTTTATTGCGACACAGGATCTGGGAAAAAAATACCCCAACAGTTCTTTCGAAGTGCTGGGGCGTTTTGATCATTCAGACATCCGCGGATGCAACCTGATGGTGTTGTAA
- a CDS encoding DUF7619 domain-containing protein, protein MKKHYTSILLLFACAVFSFNGMFARGKAVSASLELVLTGLYLDSNQDGILNPGDNIAYTFTISNNGDESINSLLLNNELLGMNDLNIGSLAAGQTTSFNSNLILTQAHIDMGMVVTTAVIYGTTASGNGIQDLSDNGDPTDGSDDATVILLEQQVSQLRLLKFGSVNGNGGLGDTITYTFYVTNTGNTPVSQVGIMDALTGSVGLPVFPYTLSPGQTGTAMADHEITQADLDAGMVVNSASVVGFSPGGLQVTDVSDDGDSENGDDDPTITLLSQSAEMSLITEVSFIDSNNNGIAEAGETLVINEFIINNGSVTLHDILVTLFSGNNSQVALAGPGLLLPGQSGSITTAYVLTQQDIDNGAIDFTSAAEGYGIQGEPIVSTSYITTFVFAQSNTIRLNAFLDSNANSIQDEGESGFSLGQFRYVKNDSGVSQYLYPYSGAAVIYGLPEDSYDVYFEIDPQYAGLYTLATASFENITPGTEAVTYNFPLTTAGAIYDLSVSLQQFGLPPRPGFTYDNLVVFTNNGNQTITSGTISFNTEDIATVVAVSDVSADVFPAGFNYTFINLLPLETRYLSVTMQVPPIPSVELGQVLTNSVNAAIAENDVLPGNNSDFVMQTVVGSYDPNDKTEKHAGKIVFSDFSADDYLTYTIRFENTGTANAENVIITDTLDAMLDEGSVKMVSASAPYVLERSQNELTWHFNDIDLPPSDGDGMLGHGYVTFKVKPKAGFALGDIIPNTASIYFDFNPAIVTNTCQTEFVSQLGLDDPATMDFVVYPNPANDNIGITMNGNHSITGLSVLDVAGKIILDDDQPQAHHAVLNLSGLASGMYLLRIYTDQGTETTKFIKK, encoded by the coding sequence ATGAAGAAACATTACACCTCGATCCTATTGCTGTTCGCCTGTGCCGTTTTTAGTTTTAACGGCATGTTCGCGCGCGGTAAAGCCGTGAGCGCTTCCCTTGAGCTGGTCCTGACGGGCCTTTACCTTGATTCAAACCAGGACGGTATTTTGAATCCGGGAGACAATATTGCATACACCTTTACGATTTCCAACAATGGGGATGAAAGCATCAATTCGCTGTTGCTCAACAACGAACTGCTTGGGATGAATGACCTCAATATCGGATCGTTGGCGGCCGGACAAACCACATCGTTTAATTCGAACCTGATCCTGACACAGGCCCATATCGATATGGGGATGGTGGTCACCACGGCCGTAATTTATGGTACAACGGCTTCAGGAAACGGTATCCAGGACCTCTCTGACAATGGAGATCCGACAGATGGCAGTGACGATGCCACAGTGATTTTGCTGGAGCAGCAGGTGTCACAGTTGCGCCTGCTCAAGTTCGGTTCGGTCAATGGGAACGGCGGCTTAGGCGATACCATCACCTATACGTTTTACGTAACCAATACGGGTAATACGCCCGTCAGCCAGGTTGGCATAATGGATGCATTGACTGGGAGCGTTGGCCTCCCGGTTTTCCCTTATACCCTGTCGCCCGGACAAACCGGTACTGCCATGGCAGACCATGAGATCACGCAGGCTGACCTTGACGCGGGAATGGTCGTCAATTCTGCTTCTGTGGTTGGTTTCAGCCCCGGAGGCCTCCAGGTGACGGACGTGTCCGACGATGGAGATAGTGAAAACGGCGATGACGACCCCACAATCACCTTGCTCAGCCAATCCGCCGAAATGTCGCTGATCACCGAAGTGTCATTCATTGACAGTAACAATAATGGAATTGCTGAAGCTGGCGAAACCCTTGTCATCAACGAGTTTATTATCAATAACGGGTCCGTGACACTGCACGACATTTTAGTGACGCTATTTTCCGGAAATAACAGCCAGGTTGCGCTGGCAGGTCCCGGGCTTCTTCTGCCGGGTCAATCCGGATCGATTACGACGGCGTATGTGCTCACACAACAGGATATTGATAATGGGGCTATTGATTTCACATCGGCCGCCGAGGGGTATGGTATTCAGGGTGAGCCGATTGTTTCGACTTCATATATTACCACGTTTGTGTTTGCCCAATCCAACACCATCAGGCTCAATGCTTTCCTGGACAGCAATGCCAACAGCATTCAGGACGAAGGGGAATCAGGTTTTTCATTGGGACAGTTCCGTTATGTGAAAAATGATTCCGGTGTATCGCAGTACCTGTATCCGTATTCGGGCGCGGCTGTGATTTACGGTTTGCCCGAAGACTCATATGACGTGTATTTCGAAATCGATCCGCAATACGCCGGATTGTACACGCTCGCGACAGCTTCTTTCGAGAACATCACACCGGGAACTGAAGCTGTTACCTACAACTTCCCGCTGACTACCGCGGGCGCAATCTATGACCTGAGCGTGAGCCTGCAGCAATTTGGACTTCCGCCCAGGCCCGGATTTACATATGATAACCTAGTGGTATTTACCAATAATGGCAACCAGACGATTACATCGGGCACCATTTCGTTTAATACGGAGGACATAGCAACGGTTGTCGCCGTGTCTGACGTAAGTGCGGACGTTTTTCCGGCAGGTTTTAACTATACGTTTATCAACCTGCTGCCCCTTGAAACCAGATACCTGTCGGTGACGATGCAGGTGCCGCCGATTCCTTCAGTGGAACTGGGGCAGGTGCTGACAAACTCCGTCAATGCCGCCATTGCTGAGAATGATGTGTTACCCGGCAACAATTCGGATTTCGTGATGCAGACTGTCGTGGGGTCTTATGATCCCAATGATAAGACGGAAAAGCACGCCGGGAAAATCGTGTTTTCCGATTTTTCGGCAGACGACTACCTGACCTATACCATCCGTTTTGAAAATACGGGGACGGCCAATGCGGAAAATGTCATAATCACCGATACACTTGACGCCATGCTTGACGAGGGTTCAGTAAAGATGGTTTCGGCTTCCGCGCCCTATGTGCTCGAGCGCAGCCAGAACGAGCTTACGTGGCATTTTAATGATATTGATCTGCCTCCGTCTGACGGGGACGGCATGCTGGGACATGGTTATGTGACTTTCAAAGTAAAACCGAAAGCCGGCTTTGCACTGGGTGATATTATCCCAAATACGGCCTCAATTTACTTTGATTTCAATCCGGCGATTGTGACCAATACCTGTCAAACGGAGTTCGTGTCGCAGCTTGGCCTTGATGATCCCGCCACAATGGATTTCGTCGTATATCCAAATCCGGCCAATGATAATATTGGAATAACGATGAATGGCAACCACAGCATTACAGGTTTGTCGGTGCTGGATGTTGCCGGGAAAATTATTCTGGATGATGATCAGCCGCAGGCCCATCATGCCGTGCTCAATCTTTCGGGACTGGCATCAGGAATGTATTTGCTGCGCATCTACACCGATCAGGGAACTGAAACGACAAAATTCATTAAAAAATAA
- a CDS encoding retropepsin-like aspartic protease, with protein MKDLHDILKKEKYRKINFRITKTQHLLVKAKINGIAGNFILDTGASNSCVGFEAIELFLLKAKKSKTKAAGAGATGMATQLSLGNQLQLVRWKCDDFDLIIFDLSHVNEALTQHGAKPVHGIIGADILMKGKGIIDYYNHCLYLK; from the coding sequence ATGAAAGACCTGCACGACATCCTGAAAAAGGAAAAATACCGCAAAATCAACTTCAGGATTACCAAAACGCAGCACCTGCTCGTCAAGGCGAAAATCAACGGCATCGCCGGAAACTTCATACTGGATACCGGCGCATCAAACAGTTGTGTAGGGTTTGAGGCGATTGAGCTGTTCTTACTGAAAGCCAAAAAATCCAAAACCAAAGCGGCCGGCGCCGGCGCCACGGGAATGGCAACGCAGCTGTCGCTGGGCAACCAGTTGCAGTTGGTACGGTGGAAATGTGATGATTTTGACCTGATTATTTTTGACCTGTCCCATGTCAATGAAGCGCTGACACAGCATGGCGCAAAACCGGTACACGGGATTATCGGGGCAGACATCTTGATGAAAGGCAAAGGCATCATTGATTATTACAACCATTGCCTGTATTTGAAATGA
- a CDS encoding TatD family hydrolase yields the protein MIITDTHAHIYSEEFAEDRDAMMQRALESGVQRIFVPSIDSSYTEKMYAMEALYPNNVFLMMGLHPTYVKENYEQELQHVETELAKRRFAAVGEIGIDLYWDKSTLELQQIAFRRQIQLAKQYQLPINIHCREAFDEIFEILEAEKSADLWGIFHCFAGNYEQALHAVSLNMKLGIGGVATFKNGKIDQFLGQVDIQDIVLETDAPYLAPVPFRGKRNESSYIVNVVAKLSEIYGLPASEIARITTENSKAVFGI from the coding sequence ATGATTATTACCGACACCCATGCCCACATTTACAGTGAAGAATTTGCCGAAGACCGCGACGCGATGATGCAACGCGCATTGGAGTCGGGTGTCCAGCGGATTTTCGTTCCGTCAATCGATTCTTCTTACACCGAAAAAATGTATGCGATGGAAGCGCTTTATCCCAATAACGTTTTCCTGATGATGGGGCTGCATCCCACGTATGTGAAAGAAAATTACGAACAGGAATTGCAGCATGTCGAAACCGAGCTGGCCAAACGCCGCTTTGCTGCCGTCGGCGAAATCGGGATCGACCTCTACTGGGACAAATCCACGCTGGAACTGCAGCAAATCGCCTTCCGAAGACAAATCCAACTGGCAAAACAATACCAGCTTCCAATCAATATCCATTGTCGCGAGGCTTTTGACGAAATTTTCGAGATCCTTGAAGCGGAAAAATCGGCGGACCTTTGGGGCATTTTCCATTGCTTTGCCGGAAATTACGAACAGGCGCTGCACGCTGTCTCCCTGAACATGAAATTGGGCATCGGCGGTGTTGCCACGTTCAAAAACGGGAAAATAGACCAGTTTTTAGGTCAGGTCGACATCCAGGATATCGTTTTGGAAACCGATGCCCCGTACCTTGCTCCCGTGCCCTTCCGCGGCAAGCGAAATGAAAGCAGTTATATTGTCAATGTGGTTGCGAAATTGTCGGAAATCTACGGGCTTCCGGCGTCAGAAATCGCACGTATCACTACGGAAAATTCCAAAGCGGTTTTCGGGATTTAA
- a CDS encoding 1-acyl-sn-glycerol-3-phosphate acyltransferase: MQKFDAIRPFYDAEVNEAIRKVANHPMMKALMNFTFPDMDDDVWKEQLKRTYSIRDFQCNFIYQSLQQVLRKSSDGLTTSGFDKLEPNTSYLFISNHRDIILDTSLINASLFDHGLVMTASAIGDNLVKKSFLHALSRLNRNFLVQRGLPPRELLQSSKLMAEYIAQLLLRENRSVWIAQREGRTKDGNDATHQGVLKMLAMGSDEANLMDYFKKVRLVPISISYEYDPTDALKMPQLMAEANNEIYIKEKNEDFMTLLSGIMGQKKRIHIHVGDIMNHEIEAIKQEFDNSNKQIQALAQAIDDSILSTYRLWPTNYIAYDLLNNTDAYKSHYTENEKMLFERRLEMRIDENDPMQVQSFLAMYANPVVNKLKYQDVV; the protein is encoded by the coding sequence ATGCAGAAGTTTGACGCCATTCGCCCTTTTTATGATGCCGAGGTAAACGAGGCCATCCGGAAAGTCGCAAACCATCCGATGATGAAAGCGCTGATGAATTTTACTTTTCCGGATATGGACGACGATGTCTGGAAAGAACAGCTCAAGCGCACTTATTCCATACGTGATTTTCAATGCAATTTCATCTACCAGTCGCTGCAACAGGTGCTTCGCAAAAGTTCCGACGGACTGACGACATCCGGGTTTGACAAACTCGAACCCAACACGTCTTACCTTTTCATCTCAAACCACCGCGACATCATCCTCGACACCTCGCTGATCAATGCATCGCTGTTCGACCACGGTTTGGTCATGACCGCATCGGCTATCGGTGATAACCTCGTAAAAAAATCGTTTTTACACGCGTTGTCCAGGCTCAACAGGAATTTCCTCGTGCAACGCGGACTTCCACCGCGCGAGTTGCTGCAAAGTTCCAAGTTGATGGCCGAATACATAGCGCAGTTGTTGCTTCGCGAAAACCGTTCGGTATGGATTGCGCAGCGTGAAGGGCGTACCAAGGACGGCAATGATGCGACCCACCAGGGGGTGTTAAAGATGCTGGCGATGGGATCTGACGAGGCCAACCTGATGGATTATTTTAAGAAAGTAAGACTGGTTCCGATTTCGATTTCCTATGAGTATGATCCGACTGATGCGCTAAAAATGCCGCAACTCATGGCCGAAGCGAACAACGAAATTTACATCAAGGAAAAAAACGAGGATTTTATGACACTGCTCAGTGGGATCATGGGTCAGAAAAAACGCATCCACATTCATGTGGGCGATATCATGAATCATGAAATCGAGGCGATTAAGCAGGAATTCGACAACTCCAATAAGCAGATTCAGGCGTTGGCGCAGGCGATTGATGATTCAATTTTATCGACTTACCGCCTGTGGCCCACCAATTATATTGCTTACGACCTGCTCAACAACACCGACGCTTACAAATCGCACTACACTGAAAACGAAAAAATGCTTTTTGAACGCCGACTGGAAATGCGCATCGACGAAAATGACCCGATGCAGGTACAAAGTTTCCTTGCGATGTACGCCAATCCCGTGGTCAATAAACTGAAATACCAAGATGTCGTCTAA
- a CDS encoding asparaginase gives MSSKPGILLIYTGGTIGMMKDFDTGALKAFNFSKLQQKIPELKQLDCHIETVSFEHPIDSSNMNPDRWIQIATIIEAHYDRFDGFVVLHGSDTMSYSASALSFMLEHLAKPVIFTGSQLPIGDLRTDAKENLITAIQIASLQHKNKPVIREVCLYFEYKLYRGNRTTKINAEHFNAFSSPNYAPLAESGVHLKFNPDLFLPRTAAKKLLVHKNLDNHVAIVKMFPGISEPVLSAMLQIPGLQGIILETYGAGNATTEDWFILLLKRAIKNGLHVVNVTQCSGGSVSMGHYETSTSLKKIGVISGKDITTEAAITKLMYLLGQHVAPEVFKTIFETPLRGEIE, from the coding sequence ATGTCGTCTAAACCCGGAATCCTTTTAATCTATACGGGTGGAACCATCGGCATGATGAAGGATTTCGATACCGGTGCCCTCAAGGCATTCAATTTCAGTAAACTGCAGCAGAAAATCCCCGAACTCAAGCAACTCGATTGCCATATAGAAACCGTTTCCTTCGAGCATCCGATTGATTCGTCGAATATGAATCCTGACCGATGGATACAGATCGCGACGATTATTGAAGCGCATTATGACCGTTTTGACGGATTTGTGGTACTCCACGGGTCGGATACGATGTCTTACTCGGCTTCAGCTCTGAGCTTTATGCTGGAGCACCTGGCAAAACCGGTTATTTTTACAGGATCCCAATTGCCGATCGGCGACCTCCGCACCGACGCAAAGGAAAACCTGATCACCGCCATCCAGATTGCTTCACTCCAACACAAGAACAAGCCCGTAATCCGGGAAGTTTGCCTTTACTTCGAATACAAGTTGTACCGCGGCAACCGCACAACCAAAATCAATGCTGAGCATTTCAATGCTTTCTCCTCGCCCAATTATGCGCCGTTGGCGGAATCGGGTGTACACCTTAAATTCAATCCCGACCTGTTTTTGCCGAGAACGGCCGCTAAAAAATTATTGGTCCATAAAAACCTCGACAACCATGTTGCCATTGTAAAAATGTTTCCTGGAATCAGCGAACCGGTGCTTTCAGCTATGCTTCAAATTCCGGGGCTGCAGGGCATCATACTCGAAACCTATGGCGCAGGCAATGCCACTACTGAAGATTGGTTTATCCTTTTGCTAAAAAGAGCCATCAAAAATGGCCTTCACGTGGTGAATGTCACACAATGCTCCGGAGGCAGCGTGAGTATGGGGCATTATGAAACGAGTACTTCACTCAAAAAAATCGGCGTGATTTCCGGCAAGGACATTACCACCGAAGCCGCAATTACAAAACTCATGTACCTGTTGGGACAGCATGTCGCGCCGGAGGTTTTCAAGACCATTTTCGAAACCCCATTGCGCGGCGAAATCGAATAA
- a CDS encoding DUF6660 family protein, protein MKLASIIFSLLFIALSCLPCADGADDCAASPVTEKKSSHPDGKSADTCSPFCICNCCSVQVINPATTITFELPVPAELISREEPFYKSHFISSFSGSIWQPPQLV, encoded by the coding sequence GTGAAACTTGCAAGCATCATATTCTCACTTCTGTTCATCGCCTTGTCATGCCTCCCCTGCGCAGACGGCGCTGATGATTGCGCTGCTTCACCGGTTACGGAAAAGAAATCATCCCATCCCGATGGTAAATCCGCCGATACCTGCTCACCATTTTGCATTTGCAACTGTTGCAGCGTCCAGGTAATCAACCCGGCGACGACCATTACGTTTGAACTACCCGTCCCCGCAGAGCTCATTTCGCGCGAGGAACCTTTTTACAAATCCCACTTTATTTCCAGCTTCTCCGGAAGCATCTGGCAGCCACCGCAGCTGGTATAA